One Erysipelothrix amsterdamensis DNA window includes the following coding sequences:
- the ruvB gene encoding Holliday junction branch migration DNA helicase RuvB — MEERLMSGEAILSGQDYEESLRPQTLSAYVGQEGLKENLKIFIEAAKTRNEALDHLLFYGPPGLGKTTIAHVIANEMQTGIKVTSGPSIERSGDLAAILSSLEPGDVLFIDEIHRMPKAVEEVLYPAMEDFTLDLVVGKDSSTRSIQIDLPPFTLIGATTRAGDLSSPLRDRFGIISKLEYYSQDELETIVARTSRVLNTVIDREGVSEIAKRSRGTPRIANRLFRRVRDFAQVLNDNVVDISITQLALDKLKVDNLGLDDVDLRYLRGIIERFDGGPVGIEAIAASISEETMTLEDVYEPYLLQLGFINRTPRGRVVTTKAYEHLKIDVNQRLFE; from the coding sequence ATGGAAGAACGTTTAATGTCTGGTGAAGCTATTTTATCCGGCCAAGATTACGAAGAAAGTCTACGTCCTCAAACGCTTTCTGCGTATGTAGGGCAAGAAGGGCTTAAGGAAAATTTAAAAATTTTTATTGAGGCCGCTAAAACGCGTAATGAAGCTTTAGATCATTTGTTGTTTTATGGTCCTCCGGGATTAGGTAAGACAACCATAGCGCATGTAATCGCAAATGAAATGCAAACAGGAATTAAAGTGACGAGTGGACCAAGTATCGAGCGTAGTGGTGATCTGGCAGCAATCTTATCAAGCTTGGAGCCGGGTGATGTTCTATTTATCGATGAAATTCACCGTATGCCTAAAGCTGTTGAGGAGGTTTTGTATCCTGCGATGGAGGATTTCACTTTGGATCTTGTTGTTGGTAAGGATTCATCAACAAGAAGCATTCAAATTGATTTACCGCCGTTTACGCTCATTGGAGCGACAACACGGGCAGGGGATTTGTCTTCTCCGTTACGAGATCGTTTTGGTATCATTTCAAAACTTGAGTATTACAGTCAAGATGAACTTGAAACGATTGTTGCGAGAACAAGTCGTGTACTCAATACTGTTATTGATCGTGAAGGTGTAAGTGAAATTGCAAAACGTTCACGTGGGACACCACGAATTGCAAATCGTTTATTTCGACGTGTAAGAGATTTCGCTCAGGTTTTAAATGATAATGTTGTCGACATTTCAATAACCCAGTTGGCACTTGATAAACTAAAAGTCGATAACTTAGGGCTTGATGATGTTGATTTACGTTATCTCCGCGGAATTATTGAACGCTTTGATGGTGGACCTGTTGGAATTGAAGCAATAGCCGCTTCGATTTCTGAAGAAACCATGACACTTGAAGATGTTTATGAACCATATTTGTTACAACTAGGTTTTATTAATCGTACTCCGCGTGGTCGTGTCGTAACAACAAAGGCTTATGAACATTTAAAAATCGATGTAAATCAAAGGCTATTTGAATAG